In Ignavibacteriota bacterium, one genomic interval encodes:
- a CDS encoding DNRLRE domain-containing protein — protein MALATSIRSNGTTIQGYFAGRLDEVRIWNSARSQTQVRSTINDRIAAPQAGLIGRWGLDEAAGRTVNASAGTTANGTIPAATWNFGWVGGAPFNISTNTPPSASGVTVTGTPALKQVLTGSYSYVDAEGDLESGTTYRWLRNGTPIAGATSITYSPLIADAGTLLSFEVTPRAASGSPTGVPVVSAAVGPVTGTPDALSFGGTNAYVTFGTGTGLNLPTFTIETWFKRTGSGVSNTTGTGGLDAIPLIAKGAAEAEVATIDINYFLGIRASDGVLCADFEEGAAGTAPSQNHPVAGVTPIQNNEWYHAAATYDGTTWKLYLNGALDATLVVGQPVASTTTSPTALATSLRSNGTTAQGFFHGVMDEVRLWNGARTQSEIQSTLNLQIVTPQSDLVARWSLDEGAGTTVSGSAGTSWSGTVTGANFAWEVGAPFSLSPNQPPGATNVVVSGTPVVGQMLSGGYTYADPDGDPEGVSLFRWLRNGVAIAGATSLSYTLSQDDAGKVLVFEVTPVAAVGASIGTPVESAPAGPVGSSGVTSITLQNGLNGYAGMIDTHIREAAPSTSHGSLESVEWDSTESNVANTRKYALFRFEDLVGAGKIPANATIAQAALVYDVWDTGDSGLVYESALDWTEDVTYNAFGSTPGVQAADLGLFVGVAGGGSLGTRSVDVTASLGRWIATPSANHGWIVMYRGPDGSKVRSSEYPTIAQRPRLIITYSAGAPLMPVLVGPADGSTGTGTSPLLHVTVSDPDLDSLTVKFYGRAAGVSAQPDFTIAGLPDTQYYTAESNGGSNAIFKAQTQWIAANAGTRNIVYVQHFGDVTNTGSSEPEWKRADTTMSFLESPAPGLPYGISIGNHDQIGGTALYNQYFGTARFSGRPYYGGSFGPTNESHFVLFSAGTLQFIALSLNYSTPMNPAMLHWADSLLKAHGDRRAIVGSHSIIGTGNPASFSSEGQVLYDSLKDNPNLFLMLCGHVPGEGRRADTYNGHTVHTLLADFQSFTNGGNGWMRLLEFSPSNNLITVKTYSPTLGQYDTDATSQFTLPYDMQSAAPGTFQLLGTVGSVASGGSAQLVWPALAPETLHEWYVTVGDSSTTTIGATWSFSTGTSISADLKVMLQGPFVADSMSTTLASAGYLPLVQPYSAAPWSHGGGESVSSIPTGVVDWVLLELRTGTTGATKVATRAAFIKSNGAITDLDGISPVQFSGLPAGSYFVVVYHRNHLAVMSAATVALAASSEPYDFTTGPDKYYGGDAKEVATGVYGMWAGDVTGNGIVKYNLGGNDRLPIFQRVGGTNVNATVNGYYPEDVNLNGQVKYNLGGNDRLIVFQVVGGTNVNATRSTRVPN, from the coding sequence TTGGCCCTGGCAACATCTATCCGATCGAATGGCACGACCATCCAGGGATACTTTGCAGGGCGTCTGGATGAGGTCCGCATCTGGAACTCCGCACGGTCACAAACCCAGGTCCGCTCCACCATCAACGACCGCATTGCGGCGCCACAGGCAGGCTTGATCGGACGCTGGGGGCTGGATGAGGCCGCCGGCCGGACCGTGAATGCTTCCGCTGGCACAACGGCGAATGGTACCATTCCCGCGGCCACCTGGAACTTCGGATGGGTGGGAGGCGCTCCCTTCAATATCAGCACGAACACTCCTCCGTCCGCTTCGGGCGTCACGGTCACTGGTACACCTGCTCTGAAACAGGTGCTCACGGGGTCCTACTCGTATGTGGACGCCGAAGGAGATCTCGAAAGCGGGACTACCTATCGTTGGCTTCGGAACGGGACCCCGATTGCCGGCGCGACGTCGATCACCTATAGTCCTCTGATCGCGGATGCCGGGACTCTGCTGAGCTTTGAGGTGACACCGCGCGCAGCATCGGGTTCACCCACAGGGGTTCCCGTCGTGTCGGCCGCGGTTGGACCTGTGACAGGGACGCCCGATGCTCTTTCCTTTGGCGGCACCAATGCCTATGTCACCTTTGGTACCGGGACGGGACTGAACCTTCCGACCTTTACCATTGAAACATGGTTCAAGCGGACGGGCTCGGGTGTTTCCAATACCACCGGGACGGGTGGCCTCGATGCGATCCCGCTGATCGCCAAAGGTGCTGCAGAGGCGGAGGTCGCGACCATCGATATCAATTACTTCCTCGGGATCCGCGCGTCCGATGGTGTGCTGTGCGCAGATTTTGAGGAAGGAGCTGCCGGTACGGCCCCGAGCCAGAATCATCCGGTGGCCGGAGTGACCCCGATCCAGAACAATGAGTGGTATCATGCTGCTGCGACGTACGACGGGACCACCTGGAAGCTCTATCTGAACGGGGCTCTCGATGCAACGCTTGTCGTCGGGCAGCCGGTGGCATCCACGACGACCTCACCGACCGCGCTGGCGACATCACTCCGGTCGAATGGCACCACGGCCCAGGGATTCTTCCATGGAGTGATGGATGAAGTGCGCCTCTGGAATGGCGCGCGCACGCAGAGTGAGATCCAATCGACGCTCAATCTGCAGATCGTCACTCCGCAATCGGATCTGGTGGCCCGCTGGTCGCTGGATGAAGGGGCCGGCACAACGGTCTCCGGCTCCGCGGGCACCTCGTGGTCAGGAACGGTCACCGGGGCCAACTTCGCCTGGGAGGTGGGAGCTCCCTTCTCGTTGTCGCCGAACCAGCCACCGGGCGCAACCAATGTTGTGGTCTCTGGCACGCCTGTCGTCGGTCAGATGCTGAGCGGAGGTTATACCTATGCGGATCCCGATGGCGATCCCGAGGGGGTCTCGCTTTTCCGCTGGCTCCGCAACGGCGTGGCGATCGCAGGTGCAACGTCGCTCAGCTACACGTTGAGCCAGGACGACGCTGGCAAGGTGTTGGTGTTCGAGGTGACCCCGGTGGCTGCCGTCGGTGCAAGCATCGGAACTCCTGTGGAGAGTGCGCCGGCCGGACCGGTCGGATCATCGGGAGTCACGTCGATCACGTTGCAGAATGGACTGAATGGCTATGCAGGAATGATCGATACGCATATCCGCGAGGCCGCACCGTCGACCTCCCATGGCTCATTGGAATCGGTCGAATGGGATTCCACCGAGTCCAATGTCGCAAACACACGGAAGTATGCGCTCTTCCGCTTCGAGGATCTGGTTGGAGCGGGAAAGATCCCGGCGAACGCGACGATCGCCCAGGCAGCCCTGGTCTATGATGTCTGGGATACCGGAGACTCCGGTCTGGTGTACGAATCTGCGCTGGACTGGACCGAGGATGTCACGTATAATGCCTTCGGATCAACGCCCGGCGTGCAAGCTGCCGATCTCGGACTGTTCGTCGGCGTTGCCGGTGGAGGATCTCTCGGCACACGGTCTGTCGATGTGACCGCAAGCCTCGGCCGCTGGATCGCAACGCCTTCTGCAAATCATGGTTGGATCGTCATGTATCGCGGGCCTGATGGCAGCAAGGTACGGTCGAGCGAGTATCCGACGATCGCGCAGCGCCCCCGCCTCATCATCACGTATAGCGCGGGTGCCCCGTTGATGCCCGTCCTCGTGGGCCCGGCAGATGGCAGTACCGGGACAGGGACGTCGCCTCTCCTTCACGTCACGGTGAGTGATCCTGATCTTGATTCCCTCACGGTGAAATTCTACGGCCGCGCTGCCGGCGTGTCTGCCCAGCCTGATTTCACGATCGCAGGGCTTCCGGATACGCAGTACTATACGGCGGAGAGCAACGGTGGATCGAATGCGATCTTCAAGGCGCAGACCCAGTGGATCGCGGCCAATGCCGGAACCCGGAACATCGTGTACGTCCAGCACTTCGGCGATGTCACGAATACCGGCAGCAGTGAGCCGGAGTGGAAACGCGCCGATACGACGATGTCGTTCCTGGAATCGCCGGCACCGGGGCTGCCCTATGGGATCAGCATCGGCAATCACGACCAGATCGGCGGCACGGCCCTCTACAATCAGTACTTCGGGACCGCCCGATTCTCCGGCCGCCCGTACTATGGCGGTTCGTTCGGACCGACCAATGAGAGCCACTTCGTTCTGTTCTCCGCCGGGACCCTGCAGTTCATTGCGCTGAGTCTGAACTACTCGACGCCGATGAATCCGGCGATGCTACACTGGGCGGACAGTCTGCTGAAAGCCCATGGAGACAGGAGGGCGATCGTGGGTTCGCATTCGATCATCGGTACGGGGAACCCGGCCTCGTTCTCTTCCGAAGGACAGGTGTTGTATGATTCACTCAAAGACAATCCAAATCTGTTCCTGATGCTCTGCGGGCATGTGCCGGGTGAAGGCCGCCGGGCCGATACGTACAACGGCCATACGGTCCATACCCTTCTCGCCGATTTCCAGAGCTTCACCAATGGCGGGAACGGCTGGATGCGGTTGCTCGAATTCTCCCCGTCGAACAATCTGATCACGGTGAAGACGTACTCCCCCACGCTCGGCCAGTATGACACCGACGCAACGAGTCAGTTCACCCTGCCGTACGATATGCAATCCGCGGCACCGGGTACGTTCCAGTTGCTCGGTACCGTTGGGTCCGTCGCATCCGGTGGCTCCGCCCAGCTGGTCTGGCCTGCACTGGCTCCGGAAACGCTGCATGAATGGTACGTGACGGTGGGAGATTCGAGCACCACGACGATCGGGGCGACGTGGAGTTTTTCGACCGGCACAAGTATCTCCGCGGACCTGAAGGTCATGCTGCAGGGGCCGTTCGTCGCCGACTCGATGTCGACCACGCTGGCGTCGGCGGGATATCTCCCGTTGGTCCAGCCCTATAGTGCCGCACCCTGGTCTCACGGTGGTGGCGAGTCGGTTTCCTCCATTCCCACGGGTGTCGTGGACTGGGTGCTTCTGGAACTGCGCACGGGTACAACGGGTGCGACGAAAGTGGCGACGCGCGCGGCGTTCATCAAGAGCAATGGAGCGATCACGGACCTCGATGGCATATCTCCGGTCCAATTCTCCGGCTTGCCTGCAGGCTCTTACTTCGTGGTGGTGTACCATCGGAACCACCTTGCCGTGATGAGCGCGGCAACGGTGGCTCTTGCAGCATCGAGCGAGCCCTATGACTTCACCACCGGGCCTGACAAGTACTATGGCGGCGACGCGAAGGAAGTGGCGACAGGCGTGTATGGTATGTGGGCCGGGGATGTGACGGGCAACGGCATCGTGAAGTACAACCTTGGCGGGAACGATCGCCTGCCCATATTCCAGCGTGTCGGCGGTACCAATGTGAATGCGACGGTGAACGGGTATTACCCTGAAGATGTGAACTTGAACGGCCAGGTGAAATACAATCTCGGCGGGAACGACCGTCTGATCGTCTTCCAGGTGGTAGGCGGGACGAACGTCAATGCCACCCGGTCCACCAGAGTTCCGAACTAA
- a CDS encoding T9SS type A sorting domain-containing protein yields MKRLLVIAVVMILMSGIVMAAVTVRAGIFSAGTQTINVMAKPVGGGVISTISSISIPIAWETASGITITNVDYAPGLQQTDVGTSGIYSYAVYSLMPGTAITWAEGSENVILTLTISGTGPALMMLNDVSGVGWYFETGLGDLTDYGTPFYVNSTELALPVTLTSFAAKLMQNGTGVVLQWATASEVNNYGYTVQRKAEADETFTDVAGAFVEGHGTTVEPQTYSYTDNSVLAAGKYQYRLKQQDLNGAVQYSQSVIVNVSVTDVAEAAPREFALMQNYPNPFNPTTMVKFSVPSTGRATMKVYNTVGQEVVTLFEGVAEAGRYYAVPFNAASLASGVYFYRLVTEQKTDVRRMMLVK; encoded by the coding sequence ATGAAAAGACTCTTAGTGATCGCTGTAGTGATGATCCTGATGTCAGGGATCGTGATGGCGGCCGTGACCGTCCGTGCCGGTATCTTCAGCGCGGGGACACAGACCATCAATGTGATGGCCAAGCCGGTGGGGGGTGGTGTGATATCCACCATTTCCTCGATATCGATCCCGATCGCCTGGGAGACGGCATCGGGGATCACGATCACGAATGTGGATTATGCGCCCGGTCTGCAGCAGACCGATGTGGGGACCTCGGGCATCTATTCCTATGCGGTGTACAGCCTCATGCCGGGCACGGCCATCACGTGGGCCGAGGGGAGCGAGAATGTGATCCTGACGCTGACGATCTCAGGCACAGGCCCGGCGCTCATGATGCTGAATGACGTGTCGGGTGTGGGCTGGTACTTCGAGACAGGCCTCGGGGATCTGACGGACTATGGGACCCCGTTCTATGTGAACTCCACCGAACTGGCCTTGCCGGTAACGCTCACCTCGTTCGCGGCGAAACTCATGCAGAACGGCACGGGTGTCGTGCTCCAGTGGGCAACGGCAAGCGAGGTGAACAATTACGGGTACACCGTCCAGCGCAAGGCCGAGGCGGACGAGACGTTCACGGATGTTGCGGGAGCGTTCGTTGAAGGCCATGGCACCACGGTCGAGCCGCAGACGTACAGCTACACCGACAACAGCGTGCTGGCGGCAGGGAAGTACCAGTACCGGCTCAAGCAGCAGGACCTGAACGGCGCGGTGCAGTACTCGCAGAGCGTCATCGTCAACGTATCGGTCACGGACGTGGCGGAAGCGGCCCCGCGGGAGTTCGCGCTGATGCAGAACTATCCGAACCCGTTCAACCCGACCACGATGGTGAAGTTCTCGGTGCCATCCACCGGCCGGGCGACGATGAAGGTGTACAACACCGTGGGACAGGAAGTGGTGACGCTGTTCGAAGGTGTTGCCGAGGCCGGCCGGTACTATGCGGTGCCGTTCAATGCTGCAAGTCTGGCCTCAGGGGTGTACTTCTACAGGCTGGTGACGGAGCAGAAGACCGACGTCCGCAGGATGATGCTGGTGAAATAG